Proteins encoded by one window of Chiroxiphia lanceolata isolate bChiLan1 chromosome 26, bChiLan1.pri, whole genome shotgun sequence:
- the LOC116798720 gene encoding feather keratin Cos1-2-like has protein sequence MSCCQPCNPCCQPCGPTPLANSCNECCVRQCQDSVVAIQPSAVVVTLPGPILSSFPQNTVVGSSTSAAVGSILSCDGVPINSGGFDLSCITNRYRCRPC, from the coding sequence ATGtcgtgctgccagccctgcaacccttgctgccagccctgcggcccgaccccgctggccaacagctgcaatgagtgctgtgtcaggcagtgccaggactccgTCGTTGCCATCCAGCcctctgctgtggtggtgaccctgcccgggcccatcctcagctccttcccacagaacaccGTGGTGGGATCCTCCACCTCCGCTGCCgttggcagcatcctcagctgtgACGGAGTGCCCATCAACTCCGGGGGCTTTGACCTCTCCTGCATCACCAACCGCTACAGGTGTCGGCCCTGCTAA
- the LOC116798857 gene encoding feather keratin Cos1-1/Cos1-3/Cos2-1, whose translation MSCYTPCRPCQPCGPTPLANSCNEPCVRQCQDSTVVIQPSPVVVTLPGPILSSFPQNTVVGSSTSAAVGSILSCDGVPINSGGFDLSCITRRYGGRRGLPC comes from the coding sequence aTGTCCTGCTACACCCCGTGccgtccctgccagccctgcggcCCGACCCCactggccaacagctgcaatgagccctgtgtcaggcagtgccaggactccacTGTCGtcatccagccctcccccgtggtggtgaccctgcccgggcccatcctcagctccttcccacagaacacTGTGGTGGGATCCTCCACCTCCGCTGCCgttggcagcatcctcagctgtgACGGAGTGCCCATCAACTCCGGGGGCTTTGACCTCTCCTGCATCACCAGGCGCTATGGTGGCAGGAGGGGCCTCCCCTGCTAA
- the LOC116798858 gene encoding feather keratin Cos1-2-like: MSCCQPCNPCCQPCGPTPLANSCNECCVRQCQDSVVAIQPSAVVVTLPGPILSSFPQNTVVGSSTSAAVGSILSCDGVPINSGAFDLSCITNRYRCRPC, encoded by the coding sequence ATGtcgtgctgccagccctgcaacccttgctgccagccctgcggcccgaccccgctggccaacagctgcaatgagtgctgtgtcaggcagtgccaggactccgTCGTTGCCATCCAGCcctctgctgtggtggtgaccctgcccgggcccatcctcagctccttcccacagaacaccGTGGTGGGATCCTCCACCTCCGCTGCCgttggcagcatcctcagctgtgACGGAGTGCCCATCAACTCCGGGGCCTTTGACCTCTCCTGCATCACCAACCGCTACAGGTGTCGGCCCTGCTAA